The following coding sequences lie in one Cannabis sativa cultivar Pink pepper isolate KNU-18-1 chromosome 5, ASM2916894v1, whole genome shotgun sequence genomic window:
- the LOC115716666 gene encoding leucine-rich repeat receptor protein kinase HPCA1: MGASSLQLFLAFFCVLIHLISSFTDPNDVAVLQSLKVAWKNLPRSWSESQDPCGIKWDGVSCEDSRVTGLMLSSMGLKGRFEADIGSLTELRTLDLSSNPELTGPLSPRLGDLKSLNILILQGCGFNGQIPDELGNLKELSFLALNSNKFVGNIPASLGKLTNVHWLDLADNELTGTLPVSTSTRPGLDQLLKAQHFHFNKNKLSGTIPEGLFSSKMVLIHVLFDGNQFTGPIPSTIGQVTTLEVLRLDRNDLSGEVPSNISNLININELHLAFNKLNGSFPDLTKMVKLNYLDLSNNTFDATESPGWFSSLSAITTIIIENGPLQGQIPEELFSSPQLQQVKLKNNRFNGTLNMGYSISAQVNLVDLENNDIQLVTVGLYNQTLLLQGNPVCQTSSSADYCKFQQQTTESYSTSLVTCGTKSCPMNKDLNPQSCQCQYPYEGKLVFRGPSFRQLSDDNKFHDLERSLWTKLGLNPGAVSLRNPFFDVDDYLQIRLGLFPSTGERFNISEIQRFGFQLSNQTYKPPEEFGPYFFIADPYPFEEDKGNSISTGAIAGIASACAVLVLGLVALGVYAVQQKKRAKKAIGLSRPFASWAPSGQDSGGAPQLKGARWFSYDELKKCTSNFTSSNELGSGGYGKVYRGQLPDGQVVAIKRAQQGSMQGGLEFKTEIELLSRVHHKNLVGLLGFCFEQGEQMLVYEYMPNGTLRESLSGKSGIHLDWKRRLRIALGSARGLAYLHELANPPIIHRDVKTTNILLDETLGAKVADFGLSKLVSDTGKGHVSTQVKGTLGYLDPEYYMTQQLTEKSDVYSFGVVMLELITSKQPIEKGKYIVREVRMSLNRNDVESYGMKEMIDPSIRNTPILIGFGKFLDLAMQCVEETAADRPSMSEVVKAIETILQNDGINTNSTSTSSSATDFVGNAKGPLRHPYSNDALPKKDVSDSDHFDYSGGYVLSTKIEPK; encoded by the exons ATTTGAAGCTGATATTGGGAGCCTTACTGAATTAAGAACCTT GGACTTATCCTCTAACCCAGAGCTTACAGGTCCTCTCTCTCCCCGGTTAGGCGATTTGAAAAGCTTGAATATTCT AATCCTACAAGGCTGCGGCTTCAATGGTCAAATTCCAGATGAATTAGGAAACCTTAAGGAGCTATCCTTCTT AGctctaaattcaaataaattcgTTGGTAACATACCTGCCTCTTTGGGTAAGCTTACAAACGTTCATTGGTTGGACTTGGCAGACAATGAGTTGACTGGAACTCTCCCTGTTTCAACATCTACTAGGCCAGGATTGGACCAACTTCTTAAAGCTCAACACTT CCATTTTAACAAGAACAAGCTTTCCGGTACCATTCCAGAAGGACTTTTTAGCTCTAAGATGGTACTGATACACGT ATTGTTTGATGGAAACCAATTTACTGGACCTATACCCTCAACAATAGGACAGGTTACCACGCTTGAGGTTCT CCGGCTTGATAGAAATGATCTATCAGGGGAAGTGCCATCAAATATATCCAACCTTATAAATATCAATGAATT GCATTTGGCGTTTAACAAATTGAACGGCTCTTTTCCAGACTTAACCAAAATGGTTAAACTAAACTATTT GGACCTGAGTAACAACACATTTGATGCAACAGAATCCCCAGGTTGGTTCTCATCATTATCAGCCATCACAACTAT CATCATTGAAAACGGACCGCTACAAGGGCAAATTCCAGAGGAGCTTTTCAGCTCTCCACAGTTGCAGCAAGT GAAACTGAAAAATAATAGATTCAATGGCACATTGAACATGGGCTACAGCATCAGCGCACAAGTGAATCTTGTTGACTTGGAAAACAATGATATTCAATTAGTGACAGTTGGATTATACAATCAAACATTATT ACTCCAAGGGAATCCAGTGTGTCAGACTTCTAGTAGTGCAGATTACTGCAAGTTTCAGCAGCAAACAACAGAGAGCTATTCTACAAGCTTAGTTACTTGTGGAACTAAATCCTGCCCTATGAATAAAGATCTCAATCCTCAGAGTTGTCAATGTCAATATCCTTATGAAGGAAAATTAGTTTTTAGAGGACCTTCCTTCAGGCAATTGTCTGATGACAATAAGTTCCATGACCTAGAGAGGAGCCTTTGGACAAAACTTGGCCTTAATCCTGGTGCAGTGTCCCTTCGAAACCCCTTTTTCGATGTTGATGATTATCTTCAGATTCGGCTGGGACTCTTTCCATCTACAGGGGAGCGTTTTAATATATCTGAGATTCAGAGATTTGGGTTTCAATTGAGTAACCAAACTTACAAGCCACCAGAAGAATTTGGACCATATTTTTTCATTGCTGATCCTTATCCCTTTGAAG AAGATAAAGGAAATTCAATAAGCACCGGAGCAATTGCTGGGATAGCATCTGCCTGTGCAGTTTTGGTTCTAGGCCTTGTAGCCCTAGGAGTATATGCTGTTCAACAGAAAAAACGCGCCAAAAAGGCCATTGGATTAAGTAGACCTTttg CTTCTTGGGCACCAAGTGGGCAAGATAGTGGAGGTGCACCACAACTCAAGGGAGCGCGATGGTTTTCGTATGATGAACTTAAGAAGTGCACCAGTAATTTTACCTCAAGTAATGAGCTTGGATCTGGCGGCTATGGCAAG GTTTACAGGGGACAGCTTCCTGATGGACAAGTAGTGGCTATCAAACGAGCACAGCAGGGATCAATGCAGGGTGGACTTGAATTCAAGACTGAAATTGAGCTGCTCTCTCGAGTTCATCACAAAAATCTTGTCGGTCTTCTTGGCTTCTGTTTTGAGCAAGGAGAGCAAATGTTGGTCTATGAGTATATGCCAAATGGAACGTTAAGGGAAAGCTTGTCAG GTAAATCTGGTATTCATCTCGATTGGAAGAGGAGACTTCGCATAGCTCTTGGCTCAGCAAGAGGACTTGCTTACCTACATGAGCTAGCAAATCCTCCAATAATTCACAGGGATGTCAAAACAACCAATATTCTACTCGATGAAACTTTAGGAGCAAAGGTTGCAGATTTTGGCTTGTCTAAGCTGGTCTCAGACACTGGAAAAGGACATGTTTCAACTCAAGTCAAAGGCACTCTG GGATATCTTGATCCGGAGTACTACATGACTCAACAATTAACGGAGAAGAGTGATGTGTATAGTTTTGGTGTTGTTATGCTCGAGCTTATAACTTCAAAGCAACCAATCGAGAAGGGAAAGTATATTGTTCGCGAAGTACGAATGTCATTGAATAGAAACGATGTGGAGAGTTACGGCATGAAGGAAATGATTGATCCATCCATTAGAAACACTCCAATTCTTATTGGCTTTGGCAAATTCTTGGATTTGGCCATGCAATGCGTTGAAGAGACAGCTGCTGATCGTCCGTCAATGAGTGAAGTTGTTAAGGCTATTGAAACCATTTTACAGAATGATGGTATCAATACCAACTCAACATCAACGTCTTCTTCCGCCACTGATTTTGTTGGAAACGCCAAAGGCCCTCTTAGACATCCTTATAGTAATGATGCTTTGCCTAAAAAGGATGTTAGTGATAGTGACCACTTTGATTATAGTGGTGGATACGTACTCTCAACAAAGATTGAACCCAAGTAG